The region TATGTTTTTCGGCTCCACTGTTGATATCCAAGAGGTTGATTGCCCAAGGGGTTCCGCTGCAAATGACAGATCTAGCGGTGTTTCTGATGGGTTTGCTGATGAGGAGAGTGACACGGTGAGGACATCAAATGCCAGGTATATCAGTTTGGAGATGCGCAAGTGTAAGGAGCCGACATTGGAGGCCTGGATTGATCCAGTGATAGAACTATCATCAGGTAAAGGTAGAAACCTTCAGAAGCAGAGATCGAAGCACAGGAGGTCAAGGTTTCGGTGCAATAGCAAAGGATATGGCAGTGCCAGTGTGGTCTGCATCAGTGGTTCTTCAGGAATTGGCAAGACTGAACTAGCATTGGAATTTGCTTACCGGTTTTCACAGCGGTACAAGATGGTCCTATGGATTGGAGGGGAAGCTCGGTATTTGAGGCAAAACATACTCAATTTATCCATGAATTTGGGACTGGACATCAGTGCTGAGGCCGAGAAGGAGAGGGGTAGGATCAGGAGCTTCGAGGAGCAGGAGTTTGATGCTTTTCAGAGGGTGAAGCGGGAGTTGTTTCGTGATGTGCCCTACTTGCTTGTCATCGATAACCTTGAGAGTGAGAGGGACTGGTGGGAAGGTAAAGATCTCCATGACTTCATCCCTAGGAACACCGGAGCAACGCATGTCATTATGACCACACGTTTACCACGTGTGATTAACCTTGAGCCAATGCAGCTTCCACAGCTCTCATACAATGATGCCATGATCTTGATAAAGGGGAAGCAGAAGAATGACTATCCACCCGAGGAAATGGAAGTTCTTAGGAAGCTTGATGAGCGGTTAGGTAGGTTGAGCTTTGGCCTGTGGGTCGTCGGTTCACTGTTGTCTGAACTTATGATTACTCCTTCCACTCTGTTTGAGGCAGTTGAGAGAATATCTTTGAATGAGAATTTGTTCCCCCTCGGTGCCAATGACGATGGCTTCTGTCGTAACAATTCTTTCCTAATAAAGGTCCTGGTCTTTTGTTTTGCGTTGATGGACCGAGCAAAAGGAGGAAGCCTCACCTCAAAGATGATTATTGCTGGCTCTTGGTTAGCTCCTGCTCCTGTGTCATCTACGCTATTAGCTGCAACAGCAAGCAAGCTACCAATGAAAGGCAGCATGCACCTCCTGGGTGAATCCCTTAAGACTGCATTTCTATGTGGCACGCATTGCTTTCTAGCTCCACATGGTCGAAAAGCTGAGGTGGAGTCATCACTCTTACTTGTCAAGCTTGGGCTGGCAAGAAAGGCAACTCGTCATCCTGGTTGCTGGATCCAATTCCACCCAATAACACAGCTCTTTGGCAAGATTAGGGGAGGTTTGGCACCAACAACTGCCGCAGTGAACGGTGTAATGAGGGCCGGTAACCCCTCGGTGTACTCGGACCACCTATGGGCTAGTGCATTTCTTGTGTTTGGTTTCAAGTCTGAGCCACCTTCTGTCCAGCTTAAGGCGGTCGACATGGTGCTTTTCATAAGGAAGACAGCACTTCCCTTGGCAATTGACTCCTTCATGACATTCTCACGGTGTGGTTCGGCTTTAGAGCTGCTCAAGGTGTGCACCAATGTCCTTGAGGAGGTGGAGAAGTCGTATGCATCACGGATGCAGGACTTGAATCGTGGATCGCTGTGCTGGAGGAAGAAGCTACAACCGAATCACCGTGTTGATGAGTTTGTCTGGCAGGAAGTAACGCTGCTCAAAGCGACATTGCTTGAGACAAGGGCGAAGCTGTTGCTCCGAGGTGGGCTCTTTGACACTGGGGAAGAATTGTGCAGGACCTGCATTAGCATCCGGACTGTTATGcttggccatggccatgcccACACACTGGCTGCTCAAGAGACATTGGCAAAGCTGGTCAGATACAGGAGTAAGATTTGAGATCATATCTGAAACCCTTGCGAGCTGTTGTAATGTACTGATGTGTACTCCTTTGTTGCGGTCTCTTATAGAGGGTTTTCAGAAGTTTTCATGCCTCAGCATTTCTGAATCTGTGATGCCA is a window of Oryza brachyantha chromosome 8, ObraRS2, whole genome shotgun sequence DNA encoding:
- the LOC102701015 gene encoding uncharacterized protein LOC102701015, which encodes MLCDLVAMEEEQKAPSFLDVPKDIPIATTKSLTIRTHAGFSSSSDRSNPISPAISITPHLYSPSPPSSAFVSALQSPYISPRVVEPPTPAAAAAAQQQQLQQEGDKVVTSVPTTAAPSPPASYSNSEDTDGPSASRTPPSERYDSGGVDLAKVSDGGAGCGSGGVQPRVSFSFPVPRVSFTRGSVASPSSNAKLRSCDVYIGYHGNGSLGRFCKWLKSELELQGIASFVADRAKYSDTQSHEIADRIICSVAFGVIVVTMSSFLNPFSLEEIRFFAQKKNLVPILFDTEPPEIAGLFDGKLEDKEGKEAFEGLMRCHEFKLEANETNWRSCVSKTVTLLRSKLGRKSIAEKESEGPEGMPFPRNRHFVGREKEISEIEGMFFGSTVDIQEVDCPRGSAANDRSSGVSDGFADEESDTVRTSNARYISLEMRKCKEPTLEAWIDPVIELSSGKGRNLQKQRSKHRRSRFRCNSKGYGSASVVCISGSSGIGKTELALEFAYRFSQRYKMVLWIGGEARYLRQNILNLSMNLGLDISAEAEKERGRIRSFEEQEFDAFQRVKRELFRDVPYLLVIDNLESERDWWEGKDLHDFIPRNTGATHVIMTTRLPRVINLEPMQLPQLSYNDAMILIKGKQKNDYPPEEMEVLRKLDERLGRLSFGLWVVGSLLSELMITPSTLFEAVERISLNENLFPLGANDDGFCRNNSFLIKVLVFCFALMDRAKGGSLTSKMIIAGSWLAPAPVSSTLLAATASKLPMKGSMHLLGESLKTAFLCGTHCFLAPHGRKAEVESSLLLVKLGLARKATRHPGCWIQFHPITQLFGKIRGGLAPTTAAVNGVMRAGNPSVYSDHLWASAFLVFGFKSEPPSVQLKAVDMVLFIRKTALPLAIDSFMTFSRCGSALELLKVCTNVLEEVEKSYASRMQDLNRGSLCWRKKLQPNHRVDEFVWQEVTLLKATLLETRAKLLLRGGLFDTGEELCRTCISIRTVMLGHGHAHTLAAQETLAKLVRYRSKI